GTTCGCGCGCAATCGCGATGTCGCGTATCTGGTCGTGCATGGCCCGGCCCGCCGGCGTCAACGTCGCGATGCGTGCCCGGCCGTCCTGCGGGTCGAGCGCGAGCTCGATGAAGCCACGTGCCTGCATGCTCTTGAAGCAGCGGCTCATCGATGCCTTGTCCATGCCGATGATGCCGCAGGCCTTCTGCGCGGAGATCGATCCTTCGATTGCCAGCAGCACCAGGACGCGCCAGCTCTCGATGCCGACATCGAACGCGGCCAGGTAGGCCTGCGATGCCCCGCTCGAGAGCTTGTTGGCGATCCAGGTGAGGTAGGCCGGGGCGTAGTTGTTGAGATCGATGACTTCACGCCCGGGGCGGCTGCGACCTGTCTGATGAGCGGACTCGGGCGGTGGGGTGGACTTGGTGCGAGGCATCACGTGGGCAGGGTGGTTGATACGTCAACTTTAACTGCCTGGACGCAGCCGGGAATCGTCCATGCCACGGCTCGTTGCATTGTGGTGCTACGACTCCGACGCTTCGGCGGTGGCCTGTTTCCTCAGAAGCTCCGCGACGATGCGCCGCGCCCGGTTCGCACCGGCGTCGACGTGGATGTCCACCCAGCCGGCCTTCTCGCCGAATTCGAGCATGTTCCTGTACTGGGCCTCGATGATGGTGCGGTCTTCATCGAAGGTGAAGGCGGTCTGCTGGATCACGGCCTCGATGTTGTCCGGCATGTCGGGGTGCTTGGTGCTCGACATGCTCCAGAAGTAGTGGCAGGTTTCCCCGGTCTCGGGCGTGATGCCATGGAAGCCGCGCATGTGGAAGCCGCCGCGGTCCGGATCGTCGATGGCGTCGGTGCCGGGCTCCACTGCCCCGGTCCAGATGCGCAGGTGCGTGAGGTCGAACTCGATCTCCTGCCAGCGCTCGCACTTTTCGCCGAACGGCCAAGCGGCGCGATAGGTGGGCGGCGGCGAGGAATCCGGCATCAGGCGAACGACCTTGACCTGGTCGCCTTCCGAGCTGACCGTCATCGGTGCGTTCATGTGCAGCTTCGCGTCGCCTCCAATGGTGTGCAGATGAACATAGCCGAGGTGGCTCAGGTCGAGCAGGTTGTCGTGGATCAGCTGCCAGGGTGCCTTGTAGTGATAGTTGCCGCTGCCGAACTTGTAGCGGGGGTCGTCGTGAAACGGATAGTCAGACGCCAGGCGGGTGGGCTCGGCACCTTCTTCACGGGGCATCCAGATCCAGATGATCCTGTTCTTCTCGACGACGTGGTATGCCTTGACCCTGGCCTTGGAGGGAATGCGTTCCTGGCCAGGGATCTCGATGCACTGTCCGTTCGGCGCGTACAGGAGTCCGTGGTAGCCGCAACGCACGCC
The Variovorax sp. OAS795 genome window above contains:
- a CDS encoding MarR family winged helix-turn-helix transcriptional regulator, producing the protein MPRTKSTPPPESAHQTGRSRPGREVIDLNNYAPAYLTWIANKLSSGASQAYLAAFDVGIESWRVLVLLAIEGSISAQKACGIIGMDKASMSRCFKSMQARGFIELALDPQDGRARIATLTPAGRAMHDQIRDIAIARERVFLSVLTPAERKVLLDLLRRLHENLPAVESATRDHLGRHHPHALQRRKSAESAPRSEAGKRT
- a CDS encoding aromatic ring-hydroxylating dioxygenase subunit alpha — translated: MTATCIPIKNLTRTADAVRYPLDQWYVAGFSSELTDKPIARTFLNQKVVLFRTGEGQVAALEDRCCHRSLPLSCGTVEGAGVRCGYHGLLYAPNGQCIEIPGQERIPSKARVKAYHVVEKNRIIWIWMPREEGAEPTRLASDYPFHDDPRYKFGSGNYHYKAPWQLIHDNLLDLSHLGYVHLHTIGGDAKLHMNAPMTVSSEGDQVKVVRLMPDSSPPPTYRAAWPFGEKCERWQEIEFDLTHLRIWTGAVEPGTDAIDDPDRGGFHMRGFHGITPETGETCHYFWSMSSTKHPDMPDNIEAVIQQTAFTFDEDRTIIEAQYRNMLEFGEKAGWVDIHVDAGANRARRIVAELLRKQATAEASES